The Thalassotalea sp. HSM 43 genome window below encodes:
- a CDS encoding alpha-L-rhamnosidase N-terminal domain-containing protein, giving the protein MKFVYVKMLMFIGLCGLLSPVSALENRSPLANDVVGLWTIDSDTKPSWQAKWIWHKDVESTSLALFRKSFTLSTVPSQARLMITASNRYKLYINGVYVNRGPARSAPHHQSYDVLDVASLLNHGDNVIAVQVHADNLLSSHQLSARAGLLLQLDMAEQGYLLSDHSVKTTADPAWLTPSPKMSRFHQQVNDRVDMRLALANWQAIDFDDRNWSNAVELKRNTGWPAVQGNEQAHAKTAPWIELVPRDIEYLHEQTRPVTKLVAAQYIDDYFATDNHSLITNPKKAPKVRLQGKQLDIDEQMPVLLSSSDKPVLLVYDFGEVINSLPEFTMRGSAGDVVEIIGIPFMIDDQFSYHMVDANLIDRVTLSGKVDRWQAQYFKPTRYLGVIVKPQKDLEIQHLALHQLAFPFTEQGDIQSNSAAWLNQYVQASKQTLKVATTDAYTDNYRERRQYAQTGFYAALGNYYTFANQSLQRRYLLQTAQEQWANGLMPAYGPLQSEDAMVILDSNCLWIRSLYNYYLYSGDKVTTLSLMANAERLMVLLGSFTNQHGLLDSPPFSYWLDHAKNDRRGANLNLNGHYLGAVEDYSRLRELLQLPNAQKYRDQAKSMRSYIAKAFWQQERGVFVDAVIDGKQSTAISEHGNAMALAMRIASPAQAQRVIAQVLDGSDHDYMSHANGMVVVTPAMSYFLHKGLASYGEIDSSLALFKQRFDKMLNAEHNGTLWEEWWLNGTGRSGKFVDNGRSRSDAQTESAFAPALFAEYVLGFEVIEPGMKTVRIRKQSHSIGDANATIMTPQGPLIIQWQFNNVGLLSVDIPDGVTVLVDNQSLGLAGAEQVLTSGVHSIRF; this is encoded by the coding sequence GTGAAGTTTGTGTACGTGAAAATGCTGATGTTTATTGGCTTGTGTGGTTTGTTGTCACCTGTTTCGGCACTGGAAAATCGATCACCATTAGCCAATGATGTCGTCGGTTTATGGACAATTGACAGTGATACCAAGCCATCATGGCAAGCAAAGTGGATTTGGCACAAAGACGTAGAGAGCACATCACTAGCGCTATTTCGTAAATCATTTACATTGAGCACTGTGCCGAGCCAAGCAAGGTTAATGATTACCGCCAGTAACCGTTACAAACTGTATATTAATGGCGTTTACGTCAATCGCGGTCCGGCACGCAGTGCGCCGCATCATCAATCTTATGACGTGCTTGATGTCGCCAGTTTATTGAACCATGGCGATAATGTGATTGCGGTGCAAGTCCATGCCGATAATTTGTTATCTAGCCATCAATTAAGCGCTCGTGCTGGTTTATTGCTGCAACTGGATATGGCCGAACAAGGCTACCTGCTCAGTGACCATAGTGTCAAAACCACCGCTGATCCTGCTTGGTTAACACCGAGTCCCAAAATGAGCCGTTTTCATCAGCAGGTTAATGATCGTGTCGATATGCGCTTGGCATTGGCAAATTGGCAGGCAATTGATTTTGATGACCGTAATTGGAGCAATGCGGTTGAGCTTAAACGCAATACCGGCTGGCCTGCAGTACAAGGCAATGAACAAGCGCATGCCAAAACCGCGCCATGGATTGAGCTCGTGCCGCGTGATATTGAATACTTACATGAACAAACACGACCGGTGACAAAGCTTGTTGCGGCGCAATATATTGATGATTATTTTGCCACAGACAATCACAGCCTAATAACTAACCCCAAAAAAGCGCCGAAAGTGCGTTTACAAGGCAAGCAACTAGATATTGATGAGCAGATGCCGGTGCTATTGTCATCAAGCGATAAGCCTGTTTTGCTAGTATATGATTTTGGCGAAGTCATCAATAGCTTACCAGAATTTACTATGCGTGGTAGTGCTGGTGACGTTGTTGAAATCATTGGCATACCGTTTATGATTGATGATCAATTTAGTTATCATATGGTGGATGCCAATTTAATCGACCGAGTGACCTTGTCTGGCAAAGTTGACCGCTGGCAGGCGCAATATTTTAAACCGACGCGTTATTTAGGGGTTATTGTAAAACCACAAAAAGATCTGGAAATACAGCATCTAGCATTGCATCAATTGGCATTCCCATTCACTGAACAAGGCGATATTCAATCAAACTCGGCGGCGTGGTTAAATCAATATGTGCAAGCCAGCAAACAAACCCTTAAAGTAGCGACAACTGACGCCTATACCGACAATTACCGTGAGCGCAGGCAATACGCGCAAACCGGGTTTTACGCCGCACTGGGTAATTATTACACTTTCGCCAATCAAAGCTTACAGCGCCGATATTTACTACAAACCGCACAAGAACAATGGGCGAATGGCTTAATGCCCGCCTATGGGCCGTTACAAAGCGAAGACGCCATGGTCATTCTCGACTCTAATTGTTTGTGGATTCGCAGCCTATATAACTATTACCTGTACTCTGGTGATAAGGTGACAACTCTATCATTGATGGCAAATGCTGAACGGTTAATGGTGTTGCTAGGCTCTTTTACCAATCAACATGGCTTGCTTGACAGCCCGCCGTTTTCCTACTGGCTCGATCATGCCAAAAATGATCGACGCGGTGCCAACTTAAACCTTAATGGTCATTACTTGGGAGCGGTAGAAGATTACAGCAGATTACGTGAATTATTGCAGCTGCCGAATGCTCAAAAATATCGGGATCAAGCGAAAAGCATGCGCAGCTATATTGCAAAGGCTTTTTGGCAGCAAGAACGGGGCGTATTTGTTGATGCGGTTATCGATGGCAAGCAATCGACGGCGATAAGCGAGCATGGTAATGCTATGGCCTTGGCTATGCGGATTGCCTCACCAGCTCAAGCACAACGTGTTATTGCACAGGTGTTAGATGGTAGCGATCATGACTACATGAGCCACGCTAACGGTATGGTGGTAGTGACACCGGCGATGAGTTATTTTTTACATAAAGGTCTTGCTAGTTATGGTGAAATAGACAGTTCATTGGCCTTATTTAAACAGCGCTTTGATAAGATGCTAAACGCTGAGCACAATGGCACACTTTGGGAGGAGTGGTGGTTAAATGGTACCGGTCGCAGTGGCAAATTTGTCGATAATGGCCGTAGTCGTTCTGACGCGCAAACCGAAAGCGCATTCGCCCCAGCGCTATTTGCCGAGTATGTATTGGGCTTTGAGGTTATCGAGCCGGGAATGAAGACCGTTCGTATCCGCAAGCAGTCGCATTCAATAGGCGATGCCAACGCCACAATCATGACCCCACAAGGACCGCTAATAATACAATGGCAATTTAATAATGTAGGGTTGTTATCGGTGGATATTCCTGACGGGGTTACTGTGCTTGTCGATAATCAAAGCCTAGGGCTTGCAGGAGCCGAACAGGTTCTTACTTCAGGTGTACACAGCATTCGATTTTAA
- a CDS encoding sulfatase — MTLLINCLTWFAAAAFTVVALPAYASNDAPIDEQRPNVLFVIVDDLNDYLGTFGGHPQSKTPNIDRFAEQATQFSNAHTNVPVCSPSRSSLFTGVYPHDSRDFGWTRLKKQHVLKNNKTFLQQFRENGYQMYGTGKLLHHNDLKYWHEWGVEERINYGPHAYDGNKIVGHPSVPEPFRSINIVDGSFAPLTDVPTFDNNTKIKRQPGWGYPFKGFRYVSEDDRDLLPDEQHALWAVNKLKQLEQQDSNSPFFMGVGFVRPHTPLYAPQRFFDMFPLESIELPNIKTGDIDDTFFKDNYPMTQMGLAYFKALQDSYPDDDLGLKKVIQAYLACIAFMDEQFGLVMDALNSSKFNDNTIVVFTSDHGWQFGEKDYLYKNSPWEESTKIPMLWRVPGKTIAGHKVQQPVSLIDIYPTFIELATLTGSNARNKNAGPMGGHSLVPLMQPSSTDQWQGPQGALTIMGVGIDQPIEGLAVGTNPKALWHVAVIKDLPQHYVWKNTYSYRTERWRYIRYKDGQEELYDHESDPFEWHNLAADKNHQQQKQQLQQQMIALIEKHQS; from the coding sequence ATGACTCTTTTGATCAACTGTTTAACATGGTTTGCAGCCGCAGCATTCACTGTTGTTGCACTCCCTGCATACGCTTCAAACGATGCACCTATAGATGAGCAGCGACCGAATGTATTATTTGTCATCGTTGATGATTTAAATGATTACCTAGGCACCTTTGGTGGTCATCCACAAAGTAAAACCCCCAATATCGATAGGTTCGCCGAGCAAGCAACCCAATTTAGCAACGCACATACCAATGTGCCGGTATGCTCACCATCAAGAAGCAGCTTATTTACCGGTGTCTATCCACATGATTCGCGCGATTTTGGCTGGACTCGCTTAAAAAAACAACATGTACTGAAAAACAATAAAACCTTTTTACAACAATTCCGTGAGAACGGTTATCAGATGTACGGCACCGGCAAACTGTTGCATCACAATGACCTGAAATACTGGCATGAATGGGGCGTTGAAGAACGCATTAACTATGGGCCTCATGCTTATGATGGCAACAAGATCGTCGGCCATCCGTCGGTACCAGAGCCATTTCGCAGCATCAATATTGTTGACGGCTCGTTTGCACCATTAACCGATGTACCGACGTTTGACAATAACACCAAGATCAAACGCCAACCGGGCTGGGGTTACCCGTTCAAAGGCTTTCGTTATGTCAGTGAGGACGACCGCGATTTATTGCCAGATGAGCAACACGCGCTATGGGCCGTCAATAAGCTTAAACAACTTGAGCAACAAGATAGCAATTCCCCCTTTTTTATGGGCGTAGGGTTTGTCCGACCGCATACCCCGCTATACGCACCACAACGTTTCTTCGATATGTTTCCGCTTGAGTCGATTGAACTGCCAAACATTAAAACTGGTGACATTGACGATACCTTCTTTAAAGATAACTACCCCATGACGCAAATGGGCTTAGCCTACTTTAAAGCCTTGCAAGATTCGTATCCTGACGATGATTTGGGCTTAAAGAAAGTCATACAAGCCTATCTAGCCTGCATCGCCTTTATGGATGAACAGTTTGGCCTAGTGATGGATGCCCTTAACAGTTCCAAGTTTAATGACAATACCATTGTCGTATTTACCAGTGACCATGGTTGGCAGTTTGGCGAAAAAGACTATCTATACAAAAACTCACCGTGGGAGGAAAGCACCAAAATCCCAATGTTATGGCGAGTGCCTGGTAAAACTATAGCCGGTCATAAAGTGCAACAGCCCGTATCGCTGATAGACATATACCCAACGTTTATAGAGCTTGCCACCTTAACCGGAAGCAACGCACGAAATAAAAACGCAGGACCAATGGGTGGTCATTCATTGGTACCATTGATGCAGCCGAGCAGCACCGATCAATGGCAGGGGCCGCAAGGTGCGTTAACCATTATGGGCGTTGGTATTGATCAACCGATTGAAGGCTTAGCGGTTGGCACTAACCCAAAAGCCCTTTGGCATGTGGCGGTGATTAAAGACTTGCCGCAACATTATGTATGGAAAAACACCTATTCCTACCGCACTGAACGTTGGCGTTACATTCGTTATAAAGATGGGCAAGAAGAGCTGTATGATCATGAAAGCGACCCGTTCGAATGGCATAACTTAGCCGCTGACAAAAACCATCAGCAGCAAAAACAACAATTGCAGCAACAAATGATTGCACTTATCGAAAAACACCAGTCGTAA
- a CDS encoding sialate O-acetylesterase: protein MKKITLRKIIARQWILLLFTLFSGSTSAAVTLDAYFSDGMVLQRDTALNIYGAADVGEKVTVRLNKQDYHAVADSDGQWTVNLPPQSVARNQQIRINDIIINNVAFGDVWLVSGQSNMAFPVAKVLSTFPEQTQRQHYPDIRQFKVPLSYDFSGPKQQLQAGQWRLADQQTVKEFSAVAWFFADALARNYDVPIAIVNSSVGGTPIEAWMSEQSLAAYPEQLARAHKYQDSAQRQAYASNTKNMVKQWQLSAKQNDMLLQAGADLLNDANTYADWPTLALPGQMKLASSDFKQGSIWLHKRVTLSAQQANSIQARLLLGNIRDNDITYVNGVKVGQTASQYQPRRYALPNNLLQAGDNFITTRVEVMRGQGALIQGKKYCLQLQNQCLDLSGEWQYQVAAKMPALPRVRPLHWHPTGLYNAMIAPLAKLRFKGVIWYQGEGNTPNADQYQDLMSSMIDDWRSLFANKELPFLYVQLANFGKVDRQPAANSSWANLRQAQTDVLQSMPHTAMALAIDVGESNDIHPQDKKTVGERLALAARYLAYHEDVQYRNMQLSQVDWQHNKALLSFANMVSGIEIKGEEIRGFAIAGSDGKFVWAKAKTHQDKIVVWHPNIAAPAFIRYGWGNNPVRVNVYNSEQLPLIPFSVSKDRK, encoded by the coding sequence ATGAAAAAAATAACGCTTAGAAAAATCATTGCGCGGCAATGGATATTGCTGCTGTTCACTTTGTTTAGTGGCTCAACCAGCGCCGCGGTCACGCTCGATGCCTACTTTTCTGATGGTATGGTATTGCAACGAGATACCGCCTTGAACATTTATGGTGCGGCAGATGTTGGCGAAAAGGTCACGGTACGATTAAATAAGCAAGACTATCATGCCGTTGCCGATAGCGATGGCCAATGGACAGTTAATTTGCCGCCGCAAAGCGTAGCCCGCAATCAGCAAATTCGCATTAACGACATTATTATCAATAATGTCGCGTTTGGTGATGTCTGGTTAGTCTCTGGTCAATCGAACATGGCCTTTCCTGTGGCTAAAGTATTATCGACATTTCCAGAGCAAACTCAGCGTCAGCACTATCCTGATATTCGTCAATTTAAAGTGCCATTAAGCTATGATTTTTCTGGACCTAAGCAACAATTGCAAGCCGGTCAATGGCGGCTAGCAGACCAACAAACGGTTAAAGAGTTTTCGGCGGTCGCTTGGTTTTTTGCCGATGCACTGGCCAGAAACTACGATGTGCCTATAGCCATCGTCAATTCTTCGGTAGGTGGTACGCCTATCGAAGCGTGGATGAGCGAACAATCGTTGGCAGCGTACCCTGAACAATTGGCTCGTGCACACAAATATCAAGACAGTGCACAGCGTCAGGCATACGCAAGCAACACCAAGAATATGGTGAAGCAGTGGCAGTTGAGCGCTAAGCAAAACGACATGTTACTGCAAGCAGGCGCTGATTTACTTAACGATGCCAATACCTATGCCGATTGGCCTACATTAGCTTTGCCTGGTCAAATGAAGCTGGCCAGTAGCGACTTTAAACAGGGCAGCATTTGGTTACACAAACGTGTCACCTTAAGCGCACAGCAGGCTAATTCAATACAAGCCCGTTTGCTATTGGGCAATATCCGCGACAACGACATAACCTATGTCAATGGTGTAAAAGTTGGCCAGACAGCAAGCCAATATCAACCACGTCGATACGCACTTCCAAACAATCTTTTGCAAGCCGGAGATAATTTTATTACCACCCGAGTCGAAGTGATGCGAGGTCAAGGGGCGCTGATTCAAGGTAAAAAATACTGTTTGCAACTGCAAAATCAATGTTTGGATTTAAGCGGTGAGTGGCAATATCAGGTTGCTGCTAAGATGCCAGCGTTACCTCGCGTACGGCCGTTGCATTGGCATCCAACCGGCTTATACAATGCGATGATTGCGCCATTAGCAAAGCTGCGTTTTAAAGGCGTTATTTGGTATCAAGGCGAAGGTAATACCCCGAATGCCGATCAGTATCAAGACTTAATGAGCAGCATGATTGACGATTGGCGTAGCTTGTTTGCTAACAAAGAGCTGCCATTTCTTTATGTACAGTTAGCTAATTTTGGCAAAGTGGACCGCCAGCCAGCGGCAAACAGTAGTTGGGCCAATTTACGTCAGGCGCAAACTGACGTATTGCAATCTATGCCACACACGGCCATGGCGTTGGCGATTGATGTAGGGGAAAGTAACGACATTCATCCACAAGATAAAAAGACCGTTGGTGAGCGCTTAGCATTAGCGGCACGTTACCTGGCTTATCACGAGGATGTGCAATATCGTAACATGCAATTGTCGCAGGTCGATTGGCAACACAATAAAGCGTTATTGTCATTTGCGAATATGGTGTCAGGCATTGAAATCAAAGGTGAAGAAATTCGTGGTTTTGCTATTGCAGGTAGCGACGGCAAGTTTGTCTGGGCTAAAGCAAAAACCCATCAAGATAAAATCGTTGTCTGGCATCCGAACATTGCAGCGCCGGCGTTTATTCGCTATGGCTGGGGCAATAACCCTGTCAGGGTTAATGTCTACAACAGTGAACAGCTGCCGTTGATTCCATTTTCTGTTAGCAAAGACCGGAAATAA
- a CDS encoding sulfatase produces the protein MFRYLCTLFCLFLLGISSTSAASDKTTNLNKKDKRPNVILIVVDDLNDYQGIFAGHSQVQTPNIDKLAASGSSFINAQSNIPVCQPSRNSLFTGVYPHVSQDFGWTKQHKQPVLKHNKTLQELFAENGYQTMGTGKLMHGGKTELWQEWGMPHKHDYGPLYFNGDSNGASPNVASPFADIGAIDGAFGRLSVAKSSGKRNQPGWVYGWDKKPFRYISDDDRDLMQDEKHAQWASEQLKTLAQAENQAPFFMGIGFVRPHTPLYAPDKYFDMYPLEDIDLSHWLPDDQNDTFFQNNFPTDGKGLRYYRTLLQSFDGDRELALKHFLQAYLACITFMDAQLGKVLTALERHPQLNDNTVIVFTSDHGWQMGEKGYLFKNSPWEESARIPMIVRTPDNTKQGQKISQPVSLIDIFPTLVDYANLSGNHKKNDKAGDLGGHSLRPLIDADTMSQWQGPKGALSVVGNYGNSGKKWQVEQQNYSYRTERFRYIRYSNGEAELYDHEQDPYEWHNQAKNEQYQQVINDLRQQVNNLLQTTL, from the coding sequence ATGTTCCGTTATTTATGTACTTTATTTTGCCTGTTTTTGCTTGGTATTAGTAGCACCAGTGCCGCCAGTGATAAAACCACTAACCTGAATAAAAAAGACAAACGACCTAACGTCATTTTGATTGTTGTTGATGATCTTAACGATTATCAGGGTATTTTTGCCGGCCACTCACAAGTTCAAACACCAAATATCGACAAGCTTGCCGCCAGCGGTAGCAGCTTTATTAATGCGCAAAGTAATATCCCCGTTTGTCAGCCTTCACGCAATAGTCTGTTTACTGGGGTATATCCGCATGTCTCTCAAGATTTCGGCTGGACTAAACAACACAAACAACCGGTATTAAAACACAACAAAACCTTGCAAGAGTTGTTTGCTGAAAATGGCTACCAAACGATGGGCACCGGCAAGCTTATGCATGGTGGTAAAACAGAGCTTTGGCAGGAATGGGGCATGCCGCATAAGCACGACTATGGACCGTTATATTTTAATGGTGACAGTAATGGCGCCTCACCCAACGTAGCCTCACCATTTGCCGATATTGGTGCCATTGATGGCGCCTTTGGTCGTTTATCTGTCGCTAAATCATCAGGCAAACGTAATCAACCAGGTTGGGTTTACGGTTGGGATAAAAAACCATTTCGGTATATCAGTGACGACGATCGCGACTTGATGCAAGATGAAAAGCATGCGCAATGGGCTAGCGAACAACTCAAGACACTAGCGCAAGCCGAAAACCAAGCGCCGTTTTTTATGGGCATAGGTTTTGTTCGTCCACATACCCCGCTTTACGCACCAGACAAATACTTTGATATGTATCCGCTCGAAGACATCGACTTATCACATTGGTTGCCAGATGATCAGAATGACACCTTTTTTCAAAACAACTTTCCAACAGATGGCAAAGGCCTTAGGTACTATCGTACCTTACTGCAATCGTTTGACGGTGACCGAGAACTGGCGTTAAAGCACTTTTTACAAGCCTATTTAGCGTGCATTACCTTTATGGACGCGCAGCTAGGCAAAGTACTAACCGCCCTTGAGCGGCATCCGCAACTAAATGACAATACCGTTATTGTCTTTACCAGCGATCATGGCTGGCAAATGGGTGAAAAAGGTTATTTGTTTAAAAACTCACCTTGGGAAGAAAGTGCGCGTATCCCAATGATCGTGCGCACCCCAGACAATACCAAGCAAGGGCAAAAGATTAGCCAACCGGTATCGCTTATTGATATTTTCCCAACTTTAGTCGATTACGCCAATTTAAGCGGTAATCACAAGAAAAATGACAAGGCAGGTGACTTGGGTGGCCACAGTTTAAGACCTCTTATTGATGCCGATACAATGAGCCAATGGCAAGGACCCAAAGGCGCATTATCCGTGGTCGGTAACTACGGAAATAGCGGTAAAAAATGGCAAGTCGAGCAACAAAACTACTCTTATCGTACCGAACGTTTTCGTTATATTCGTTATAGTAACGGCGAAGCGGAGCTTTATGACCACGAGCAAGATCCTTACGAGTGGCATAACCAAGCGAAAAACGAGCAATATCAGCAAGTTATTAATGACCTAAGACAACAAGTTAATAATTTACTGCAAACCACACTGTAA
- a CDS encoding right-handed parallel beta-helix repeat-containing protein has translation MPNLKHLIRLTLSIFISVMCFAQLPATATEYYVNPAIGNDNNSGTSKDAPIKSLDKAKRIKLQAGDKLLFAAGKTYWGSLVLNNLKGSADKPIIVSTYMDDNNSDDAHAKIIARGLLKGIEVVNSSHLQISNFIVTANGGGVYKWQQKLWDKQNGKKKTMMRVGVYVEANKGNNTYSGITFKNMLVRDIFFHDPGKSRSRAETASAMGTEAYGWGFRFFTKGKAKLNNVTVDNSIVYNVAHTGIKFNGVKGNLDNVTLSNNQVLKTGGPGMQMSGVTNAHVFNNKVDESGSTNDTRKWGRGSGMWTWGSSHILVEHNQFLNANGPADSAGFHIDFNCDNVIVQYNLSANNAGGFIEILGNNYNNAYRYNVSVNDGHRVKKKGVAFQEGKTFWLSGFNGKNKPHNGPFNSYIYNNTIYVSDEIVSKIAVTRMAKGALVANNIFHIVGDSKLVKGDQYRPESNGTNHISDVIFTNNIFLKQSNWPKQVLIQDQAPVIADVAFTNPGSQLIGDYTPQNTDVIANKGIEIPFIPGDDKGLFKALTVKHDILGNPIVDKPDIGAIEISAKANQ, from the coding sequence ATGCCTAACTTAAAACACCTAATACGCCTGACATTGTCGATATTTATTAGCGTAATGTGCTTTGCACAACTGCCCGCTACCGCGACGGAATATTACGTCAACCCCGCCATTGGCAATGACAACAACTCAGGCACATCAAAGGATGCACCAATTAAATCGCTTGATAAAGCCAAGCGAATAAAACTGCAGGCTGGTGATAAGTTATTGTTTGCGGCAGGCAAAACCTATTGGGGCTCGCTTGTTCTAAATAATCTAAAAGGCAGTGCCGACAAGCCGATTATTGTCTCTACCTATATGGACGATAACAACAGTGACGATGCTCACGCTAAGATTATCGCCAGAGGCTTACTAAAAGGCATCGAAGTCGTTAATTCAAGTCATCTGCAGATCAGTAACTTTATAGTCACAGCAAATGGTGGCGGCGTGTATAAATGGCAGCAAAAACTGTGGGATAAGCAAAACGGTAAAAAGAAAACCATGATGCGTGTTGGTGTTTATGTTGAAGCGAACAAAGGCAACAACACCTATTCAGGTATAACCTTTAAAAACATGTTAGTACGCGACATATTTTTTCATGACCCAGGTAAGTCGCGAAGCCGTGCTGAAACAGCGAGCGCTATGGGAACCGAAGCCTACGGCTGGGGATTTCGTTTTTTTACGAAAGGAAAAGCCAAACTTAACAACGTCACCGTCGATAACTCCATTGTTTACAATGTCGCACACACCGGTATTAAATTTAACGGCGTAAAAGGCAATCTTGATAATGTCACTTTAAGTAACAATCAAGTATTGAAGACCGGTGGGCCGGGAATGCAAATGAGTGGCGTCACCAATGCGCATGTATTTAACAATAAAGTTGATGAATCTGGCAGCACAAATGATACCCGGAAATGGGGACGTGGCAGCGGCATGTGGACTTGGGGAAGTTCCCATATTTTGGTGGAGCACAATCAATTCCTAAATGCCAATGGCCCTGCAGATTCGGCTGGTTTTCATATCGACTTTAATTGTGACAATGTCATCGTACAGTACAACTTAAGCGCCAATAATGCCGGCGGTTTTATTGAAATTCTCGGCAACAATTACAATAACGCTTATCGCTATAACGTCAGTGTCAATGATGGCCATCGCGTCAAAAAGAAAGGGGTTGCATTTCAAGAAGGGAAAACGTTTTGGTTAAGCGGCTTTAATGGCAAAAACAAACCACACAATGGCCCTTTCAATAGCTACATATACAATAATACAATTTATGTAAGTGATGAAATTGTCAGCAAAATTGCGGTGACCCGCATGGCAAAAGGTGCGTTAGTCGCCAATAACATTTTCCATATCGTAGGTGACAGTAAACTGGTCAAAGGCGATCAATACCGTCCAGAGTCAAACGGTACCAATCATATATCAGACGTTATCTTTACCAATAATATATTCCTGAAACAGAGCAACTGGCCAAAACAAGTACTCATTCAAGACCAAGCACCTGTTATCGCGGATGTAGCATTTACCAATCCAGGTTCTCAATTAATTGGCGACTATACACCACAAAATACGGATGTGATTGCCAACAAAGGCATTGAAATTCCTTTTATACCTGGTGACGATAAAGGTTTATTTAAGGCACTTACCGTTAAGCACGATATCTTAGGTAACCCAATCGTCGATAAACCTGATATCGGCGCGATTGAAATCAGTGCTAAAGCCAATCAGTAA
- a CDS encoding sulfatase, protein MKNLFLLLLLSSFACSADDDTQPPNIVFIMADDLNDFVGVMNANIGIKTPNIDALANQGALFTNAHSNAPICSPSRASLFSGIYPHQSGQYGFGNWRQNTMLSNSKTIMESLSESGYFSTGAGKLTHHQWPNAWDEFAIRPDYTPLAFNGKKVTGHPDVPAPYNREVGPLDSTFIALSKVPTVKASNKAPGYSGWFYGGFKKPFRYKSPQDRDLLPDEMYANWAVDKITEMQSQGINKPFFLSVGFIRPHTPLVVPDEYFAMYPLDEIALPAFKEDDAADTHFESLSAPKPSRGRKHYHSLLASFDSKDQALRQYYQAYMASVSFMDAQVGKVLDALNNSSFKENTIIVLTSDHGYNLGEKDNLFKNNLWERSTKVPLIIYDPRQAKAQKIAEPVSLIDLYPTFMDYADARIDNRKNKQGGKLDGLSLLPLLNGTDNTARHALSVVKQWGEHGLKSFALRTEQWRYILYGNNKEELYNHNDDPNEHHNLADSTKHQNIKESLKVKLLALTKNAL, encoded by the coding sequence ATGAAAAATTTATTTTTACTGCTGTTACTCTCAAGCTTTGCCTGCAGCGCAGATGACGATACGCAACCACCTAATATAGTCTTTATTATGGCCGATGATCTCAATGATTTTGTCGGCGTGATGAATGCTAATATAGGCATAAAAACTCCAAATATTGATGCGCTTGCCAATCAAGGTGCACTATTTACCAATGCGCATTCCAATGCGCCGATATGCAGCCCTTCAAGAGCGAGTCTGTTCTCAGGCATTTACCCACACCAATCTGGGCAATACGGTTTTGGGAATTGGCGCCAAAACACCATGCTTAGCAACTCGAAAACCATCATGGAATCGCTGTCAGAATCAGGTTATTTCAGCACTGGTGCCGGTAAGCTAACCCATCATCAATGGCCAAATGCCTGGGATGAATTTGCGATTCGACCTGACTATACGCCATTGGCATTTAATGGCAAAAAGGTTACCGGTCACCCTGACGTACCGGCTCCGTATAACCGCGAAGTAGGACCATTAGACTCAACATTTATTGCTTTATCAAAAGTCCCTACAGTAAAAGCCAGCAACAAAGCACCGGGCTATAGTGGCTGGTTTTATGGCGGGTTTAAGAAGCCATTTCGATACAAATCACCACAAGATCGTGATTTACTTCCCGATGAAATGTACGCTAACTGGGCGGTTGATAAAATCACCGAAATGCAATCACAAGGCATAAATAAGCCATTCTTTTTAAGCGTTGGCTTTATTCGTCCGCACACACCGTTGGTGGTGCCTGATGAATATTTTGCGATGTATCCACTCGATGAAATAGCCCTGCCAGCATTTAAAGAAGATGATGCTGCTGATACCCATTTTGAAAGCTTGTCGGCGCCAAAACCATCTCGTGGTCGCAAACATTACCATAGCTTATTGGCTTCTTTTGACTCAAAAGATCAAGCGCTGCGTCAGTATTATCAAGCCTACATGGCCAGTGTTAGCTTTATGGATGCACAAGTAGGCAAAGTACTTGATGCCCTAAATAACAGCTCATTTAAAGAAAATACCATCATCGTTTTAACCAGTGACCATGGTTATAACTTAGGTGAGAAAGACAACCTATTTAAAAACAACTTGTGGGAACGCTCAACTAAGGTGCCGTTGATTATTTACGATCCACGTCAAGCCAAGGCGCAGAAAATTGCTGAGCCGGTTAGTTTAATCGACTTATACCCAACCTTTATGGACTATGCTGATGCTCGCATCGATAACCGTAAAAACAAACAAGGCGGTAAACTCGACGGTTTAAGCCTTCTACCTTTACTTAATGGCACCGATAATACTGCCAGACATGCGCTAAGCGTGGTCAAGCAGTGGGGTGAACACGGCTTAAAAAGCTTTGCTCTGCGCACTGAGCAATGGCGTTATATTTTGTATGGCAACAATAAAGAAGAGCTGTATAACCATAACGATGACCCAAATGAACACCATAACCTTGCCGATTCAACCAAGCATCAAAACATTAAAGAATCATTAAAAGTTAAGTTATTAGCGCTGACAAAAAACGCCCTTTAA